Proteins from a genomic interval of Posidoniimonas polymericola:
- a CDS encoding response regulator — MAHILVVDDSRLTRRMIAGPLTADGHEVRQAGNGVEALAACGEGLPDLVITDLLMPEMDGFELSERLAELHPELPVVVASADIQEKSHERCRAANVRQILQKPFTPEQVRAALSEALDREAVNS, encoded by the coding sequence ATGGCGCACATCCTCGTCGTAGACGACTCTCGGCTTACCCGACGAATGATCGCCGGCCCCTTAACCGCCGACGGGCATGAGGTCCGGCAGGCGGGCAACGGCGTGGAGGCGCTTGCCGCCTGCGGTGAGGGCCTGCCCGACCTGGTAATCACCGACCTGCTGATGCCGGAGATGGACGGCTTCGAACTGAGCGAGCGGCTCGCCGAACTGCACCCCGAGCTTCCCGTCGTGGTTGCTTCTGCGGACATTCAGGAGAAGTCCCACGAGCGCTGCCGGGCGGCCAATGTGCGACAAATCCTGCAGAAGCCCTTTACCCCCGAGCAGGTCCGCGCCGCCCTCAGCGAAGCTCTCGACAGGGAGGCGGTGAACTCGTGA
- a CDS encoding PEP-CTERM sorting domain-containing protein (PEP-CTERM proteins occur, often in large numbers, in the proteomes of bacteria that also encode an exosortase, a predicted intramembrane cysteine proteinase. The presence of a PEP-CTERM domain at a protein's C-terminus predicts cleavage within the sorting domain, followed by covalent anchoring to some some component of the (usually Gram-negative) cell surface. Many PEP-CTERM proteins exhibit an unusual sequence composition that includes large numbers of potential glycosylation sites. Expression of one such protein has been shown restore the ability of a bacterium to form floc, a type of biofilm.), which translates to MKLTFHYSTLLAAALVVAAPLSVDAGVLGADDFSEGDGALLNGKTADVGGVWAAPDSGQIQGGAYDTAQFGDSHQGAFVDFSGALAAGETLTMTFETLATAGDMFSDGVSGNSYAGISLYVGGDEKFFVGDPAGGNDVLGTGWTLDGFAGGSGVAISAIGSEAVSGVFTYHFDSGNASLTVDDGVTSDTIFRTYDPGVAINRLRIQAGDGAAEINVASFSVSSDVPEPASLSLLGFIAVGGVAARRWKR; encoded by the coding sequence ATGAAGCTGACTTTCCACTACTCTACTCTCCTCGCCGCGGCACTTGTCGTCGCCGCGCCGCTATCGGTCGACGCGGGGGTCCTCGGCGCCGACGACTTCAGCGAGGGCGACGGCGCCCTGCTGAACGGCAAAACGGCCGACGTCGGTGGCGTCTGGGCTGCGCCCGACTCTGGGCAGATTCAAGGAGGTGCCTACGACACGGCACAGTTCGGCGACAGCCACCAAGGGGCCTTTGTTGATTTCTCCGGCGCACTCGCCGCAGGCGAGACCCTGACCATGACCTTCGAGACCCTCGCCACCGCTGGCGACATGTTCAGCGACGGCGTCAGCGGCAACAGCTACGCGGGCATCTCGCTGTATGTGGGCGGCGATGAGAAGTTCTTCGTCGGCGATCCCGCGGGGGGCAATGATGTACTAGGGACCGGCTGGACGCTCGACGGGTTTGCCGGCGGGAGCGGAGTTGCGATCTCCGCAATTGGCTCCGAGGCAGTCAGCGGCGTATTTACATACCATTTCGACAGCGGAAACGCGTCGCTCACGGTCGACGATGGCGTCACGTCCGACACGATCTTCCGCACCTACGACCCGGGAGTCGCGATCAACCGGCTGCGCATCCAAGCAGGCGACGGTGCGGCTGAGATCAACGTAGCATCGTTCTCAGTTTCGTCAGACGTGCCAGAGCCTGCTTCGTTGAGCTTACTTGGGTTCATTGCGGTCGGTGGAGTTGCAGCCCGGCGGTGGAAGCGGTGA
- a CDS encoding sigma-70 family RNA polymerase sigma factor, whose translation MTPPDGAAPSPTPEPAYVQLITKHQRHLHSYIRTLVPTHADADDVMQETSLTLWKKREQYDNTRDFFPWACGVALIQVLRHRQRKATDKLWFNEEVLAQLAAQMDEDANLFEFRRDALDECLKKLSAPEKRVLELRYREGNNWESLAAQLDNSTRSAQRTMARVRRLLHRCIAARLREWQVG comes from the coding sequence ATGACTCCGCCCGATGGCGCCGCCCCCAGCCCGACGCCAGAACCGGCGTATGTGCAACTGATCACCAAGCACCAGCGTCACCTCCACTCCTACATCCGGACACTGGTCCCCACGCACGCCGACGCCGACGACGTGATGCAGGAGACCAGCCTGACCCTGTGGAAGAAGCGAGAGCAGTACGACAACACACGAGACTTCTTCCCGTGGGCTTGCGGCGTAGCGCTGATCCAGGTGCTGCGACACCGCCAACGCAAGGCGACCGACAAGCTGTGGTTCAACGAGGAGGTGCTCGCCCAGCTCGCCGCGCAAATGGATGAGGACGCCAACCTGTTTGAGTTCCGGCGCGACGCGCTGGACGAGTGCCTCAAAAAGCTCTCCGCACCCGAGAAACGCGTCCTTGAGCTCCGCTACCGCGAGGGGAACAACTGGGAGTCGTTGGCGGCGCAACTCGACAACTCGACGCGCAGTGCACAACGCACGATGGCGCGGGTGCGACGCCTGTTGCACCGCTGCATCGCCGCCCGATTGAGGGAATGGCAGGTTGGCTAG
- a CDS encoding DUF1559 family PulG-like putative transporter: protein MRRIKRPTAVPCPKRHTASGRRGFTLVELLVVIAIIGVLIALLLPAVQAAREAARRAECKNKLKQFGLAALTHYDVQGHFPTGGWGWRWAGDADAGYGEKQPGGWYFNILAYTENSQVHDLGQDGDYKAVTATQKALAKQRIETTIDLFICPSRRGGAAYPYVRSDGMNYFNADKPAVLGRNDYAANSGSLFPGTIWAGPLQRSTLMPAVPRVSDYSSFPYSTSKGPQISRGNGVVLALSEVRLSQVTDGSSQTMLVGEKHIPFGEYDTGTYPGNDQGWDLGFDTDVNRWTKRPPLADSSEFPASITGDDRLSIFGSAHTAGCQFVYCDGSVHTVTYGVDQDVFSAIGTVAGGEVVDASSL, encoded by the coding sequence ATGAGACGCATTAAACGCCCGACAGCCGTACCCTGCCCGAAGCGTCACACGGCATCGGGGCGCCGAGGGTTTACCCTCGTCGAGCTGCTGGTGGTGATCGCCATTATTGGCGTGCTTATCGCGCTCCTCTTGCCGGCCGTGCAGGCGGCCCGTGAGGCGGCTCGGCGCGCCGAGTGCAAGAACAAGCTCAAGCAGTTTGGACTCGCCGCCCTGACCCACTACGACGTGCAGGGCCACTTCCCGACCGGCGGCTGGGGTTGGCGCTGGGCGGGCGACGCCGACGCCGGCTACGGCGAGAAGCAGCCCGGCGGCTGGTACTTTAACATCCTGGCCTACACCGAGAATTCCCAGGTGCACGACCTCGGCCAGGACGGCGACTATAAAGCGGTGACCGCCACGCAGAAGGCGCTCGCCAAACAACGCATCGAGACCACGATCGACCTGTTCATCTGCCCCTCGCGCCGGGGCGGAGCCGCCTACCCGTACGTCCGCAGCGACGGGATGAACTACTTCAACGCCGACAAGCCCGCCGTGCTCGGCCGCAACGACTACGCGGCCAACTCCGGCAGCCTGTTCCCCGGGACCATCTGGGCGGGGCCGCTGCAACGCAGCACGCTAATGCCGGCCGTGCCGCGTGTCTCCGACTACTCGAGCTTCCCATACTCGACGAGCAAGGGCCCACAGATCTCGCGGGGGAACGGCGTCGTGCTCGCGCTCAGCGAGGTGCGGCTGTCGCAGGTCACCGACGGCTCATCGCAAACCATGCTCGTCGGCGAGAAGCACATCCCGTTTGGCGAGTACGACACCGGCACGTACCCCGGCAACGATCAGGGCTGGGACCTCGGCTTCGACACCGACGTCAACCGCTGGACCAAGCGGCCGCCGCTTGCGGACTCCAGCGAATTCCCAGCCAGCATCACCGGCGACGACCGGCTTTCGATCTTCGGCAGTGCCCACACCGCCGGCTGCCAGTTTGTCTACTGCGACGGCTCGGTCCACACAGTGACCTACGGGGTCGACCAGGATGTCTTCTCGGCGATTGGCACCGTGGCCGGCGGGGAGGTCGTGGACGCGTCCAGCCTGTAG
- a CDS encoding response regulator — translation MSAPSSIAGCGVTVDMLPIGVLVFDRDFRVHEWNAVLEDWTGLSREKVIGLSLKEHYPNLAEPALRARLDQVFDQGASVVLSSALHRSFLPVRRAGDALMPQRTSIRPLPDNRTLALAVIEDQTHSFKQLEELRAARRRSQAASMAKSEFLANMSHEIRTPMNSIIGLTGVVLDGELGAVQRDYLQTVACSAESLLAIIDDILDFSKIEAGKLRLSAEPFDLYEVLGATLKSLALSAEQSDLEVLLRVDPRTPERLSGDSARLRQVLVNLIGNSLKFTRQGQVLLEVAPADAADAPEGQIDLHFHLLDSGVGIAREKLSMIFEAFEQADTSSARQFGGTGLGLPISKRLVEQMHGRMWVESQVGVGSSFHFTARLGELEHAPQAGVPLADQRLLVVCGHPILRELVVEELSRHGAEVREASDLASAEELINQQASSGRYFSGAAFDSHVLQASPPDSLRLLEGLSAHRAVVAMLAPPSVSAATMGLESLQHVTRVSKPVLPRQLVAAFCPSTEQADDDASSPNLVGHEGVTGGTNQPRRLRVLLAEDSLPNQKLAIALLAREGHECVVAENGAQAVAALEFNAAGFDVALMDIQMPEMDGLTATSVIREREAATGASRIPIVAMTAHALKGDRAMCLDAGMDDYVTKPVRREALLSVLERVTSPAAAAFL, via the coding sequence GTGAGCGCACCGTCGTCCATCGCCGGCTGCGGCGTCACGGTCGACATGCTGCCGATCGGCGTGCTGGTCTTCGACCGCGACTTCCGGGTGCACGAGTGGAACGCGGTGCTGGAAGACTGGACCGGACTGAGCCGGGAGAAGGTCATCGGCTTATCGCTGAAGGAGCACTACCCGAACCTGGCTGAGCCGGCGCTGAGGGCGCGTCTCGACCAGGTGTTTGACCAGGGCGCCTCGGTGGTGCTGTCGTCGGCCCTGCACCGCAGCTTCCTGCCGGTGCGTCGTGCGGGCGACGCCCTGATGCCGCAGCGGACCAGCATCCGCCCGCTGCCGGACAACCGTACGCTCGCGTTGGCCGTGATCGAGGACCAGACGCACTCCTTCAAGCAGCTCGAGGAGCTGCGCGCCGCGCGGCGGCGTTCGCAGGCCGCCAGCATGGCCAAGAGCGAGTTCCTGGCCAACATGAGCCACGAGATCCGCACCCCGATGAACTCCATCATCGGCCTCACCGGCGTCGTGCTCGACGGCGAGCTTGGGGCGGTGCAGCGTGACTACTTGCAAACGGTGGCCTGCTCCGCCGAGTCGCTGCTGGCGATTATCGACGACATCCTCGACTTCTCCAAGATCGAGGCCGGCAAGCTCCGCTTGTCAGCCGAGCCGTTCGATCTGTACGAAGTGCTCGGCGCCACGCTCAAGTCGCTCGCGCTCAGCGCCGAACAGTCGGACCTAGAGGTGCTGCTGCGGGTCGACCCCCGCACCCCGGAGCGACTAAGCGGCGACTCGGCCCGACTCCGGCAGGTGCTGGTCAACCTGATCGGCAACAGCCTCAAATTTACCCGCCAGGGCCAGGTGCTGCTCGAGGTGGCGCCGGCAGACGCGGCGGACGCCCCAGAGGGGCAGATTGACCTGCATTTTCATCTCCTTGACTCGGGAGTTGGCATCGCCAGAGAGAAGCTCTCGATGATCTTTGAGGCCTTCGAACAGGCCGACACCAGCTCGGCCCGCCAGTTCGGCGGGACGGGCCTTGGCCTGCCGATCAGCAAACGGCTGGTCGAGCAGATGCACGGCCGGATGTGGGTTGAGAGCCAAGTCGGAGTTGGCAGCTCGTTCCACTTCACCGCCCGACTCGGCGAACTCGAACACGCACCGCAGGCAGGCGTTCCGCTCGCCGACCAACGCCTGCTGGTGGTGTGCGGCCATCCCATCCTGCGCGAGCTGGTGGTGGAAGAACTCTCGCGTCATGGGGCCGAGGTGCGCGAGGCCTCGGACTTGGCGTCCGCCGAAGAACTGATCAACCAACAGGCTAGCAGCGGACGATACTTCAGCGGGGCCGCGTTCGACTCGCACGTGCTGCAGGCATCGCCGCCGGACTCGCTCAGGCTCTTGGAGGGCTTGTCCGCACACCGGGCGGTCGTCGCCATGCTGGCGCCGCCGAGCGTCTCGGCGGCGACCATGGGGCTCGAGTCCCTGCAACACGTGACGCGGGTCTCCAAGCCGGTGCTCCCACGGCAGCTGGTCGCGGCGTTCTGCCCCTCTACCGAACAGGCCGACGACGACGCCAGCTCGCCCAACCTCGTCGGGCACGAGGGCGTGACTGGCGGAACCAACCAACCGCGGCGGCTCCGCGTGCTGCTGGCCGAGGACAGCCTCCCAAATCAAAAACTGGCGATCGCGTTGCTGGCCCGCGAGGGGCACGAGTGCGTCGTCGCCGAGAACGGCGCCCAGGCGGTCGCCGCACTCGAATTCAACGCCGCCGGCTTCGACGTCGCGCTGATGGACATCCAGATGCCGGAGATGGACGGCCTGACCGCAACCTCCGTGATCCGCGAACGAGAAGCAGCAACCGGGGCCTCTCGGATACCCATTGTCGCGATGACGGCCCATGCCCTCAAAGGCGACCGCGCCATGTGCCTCGACGCGGGCATGGACGACTACGTCACCAAGCCGGTCCGCCGCGAGGCCTTGCTGAGCGTCCTCGAGCGGGTCACCAGCCCCGCCGCGGCGGCATTCCTCTAA
- a CDS encoding response regulator — MNKSRKFLVIDDSLADSVLLRALLTHIWQDRVQLAHCRDGESAMDTLENNQFDCVFLDYKLGNDSGLDVLRMIRDSGNDVPVIMMSGCGSEEVAVQALQLGSQDYVRKGSDGKYLTTESLAAVTKNAIDKVELERQVHAQEVHLQHKLADLDTELAIERQSGDTSDGSLAELQNIVRSVADSLSLVDSLLAATSELTAEREEGRTDAGLLSRLKSLDSTAKELKCSLLKACGATGRDALAAAMDEK, encoded by the coding sequence ATGAACAAATCTCGCAAATTCCTGGTGATCGACGACAGCCTCGCAGACAGTGTGCTGCTCCGGGCGTTGCTCACCCACATCTGGCAGGATCGCGTCCAGTTGGCCCACTGTCGTGACGGGGAATCCGCGATGGACACCCTCGAGAACAACCAGTTCGACTGCGTGTTTCTGGACTACAAGCTGGGCAACGACAGCGGCCTTGATGTGCTGCGGATGATCCGCGACTCGGGCAATGACGTGCCGGTAATCATGATGTCTGGCTGCGGCAGCGAGGAGGTCGCGGTGCAGGCCCTGCAGCTCGGCTCGCAAGACTACGTCAGGAAGGGCTCCGACGGCAAGTACCTGACTACCGAATCCCTCGCCGCGGTCACCAAGAACGCTATCGACAAGGTCGAACTGGAGCGGCAGGTCCACGCCCAGGAGGTCCACCTGCAACACAAGCTGGCGGACCTCGATACCGAACTAGCCATCGAGCGTCAATCGGGCGACACGTCCGACGGGAGCCTCGCGGAGCTGCAGAACATTGTGAGGTCGGTAGCCGACTCGTTAAGCCTGGTCGACAGCCTTCTGGCCGCCACCTCCGAGCTGACTGCCGAACGAGAAGAGGGTCGCACCGACGCCGGCTTGCTCTCGCGGCTCAAGTCGCTCGACTCTACAGCCAAGGAGCTGAAGTGCTCTCTCCTCAAGGCGTGCGGGGCCACTGGCCGCGACGCCCTCGCCGCTGCGATGGACGAGAAATAG
- a CDS encoding SOS response-associated peptidase translates to MCNRYLIKAKLENIAARFNARLIDDFELGVECLPRSSVPGLLFDKQSKRVLAGLQFAFCPPGCESPGDPKRALNNARVESIHKWPWKDAFRTSRCVVPMTDFREPCYWGETAGSEVYFHRPDHDLLLAAGIYRTWRSPDGESSVVTMSLLMRPAGDYVMSHGHHRQPVFVDEQEVDQWLERRTLETQAGVDLLRSLAIDPELEHTHARDMAPSWTKRQSARMRERDEQLAALETASAVGF, encoded by the coding sequence ATGTGCAACCGCTACCTCATCAAGGCCAAGCTGGAAAACATCGCCGCACGGTTCAACGCCCGCCTGATTGACGACTTCGAGCTCGGCGTCGAGTGCCTGCCGCGTTCGAGCGTGCCGGGGCTACTGTTCGACAAGCAGAGTAAACGTGTGCTTGCAGGGCTGCAGTTCGCCTTCTGCCCGCCCGGGTGCGAGTCGCCCGGCGATCCGAAGCGAGCGCTCAACAACGCCCGTGTCGAGTCGATTCACAAATGGCCCTGGAAAGATGCCTTCCGGACTTCGCGGTGCGTCGTGCCAATGACCGATTTCCGCGAGCCCTGCTACTGGGGAGAGACCGCCGGCTCCGAGGTCTACTTCCACCGCCCCGACCACGACCTGCTGCTCGCGGCCGGCATCTACCGCACCTGGCGCTCACCGGACGGAGAGTCGAGTGTGGTCACGATGTCGCTGCTTATGCGGCCCGCGGGCGACTACGTAATGAGCCATGGCCACCACCGCCAGCCGGTGTTTGTTGACGAGCAAGAAGTTGACCAGTGGCTCGAGCGCCGCACGCTCGAAACCCAGGCCGGCGTTGACCTGCTGCGGTCGCTCGCGATCGATCCGGAACTTGAGCACACGCACGCCCGCGACATGGCCCCGAGCTGGACGAAGCGTCAGTCGGCCCGCATGCGTGAGCGCGACGAGCAGCTGGCCGCACTCGAAACCGCGTCCGCGGTCGGGTTCTAG
- a CDS encoding Hpt domain-containing protein — protein MDAHSAACSSSLAPFYIDWQDLLDSVGGDAQVLREVVAAYATEIDSELERLDRGLASNDLTTAEKASHKLKSAMRFFRLEPVAAAAERAEAAAENGDHSAASAACAEFGPGALRLLSAIAAWLD, from the coding sequence ATGGACGCCCACTCTGCTGCGTGCAGCTCGTCCCTCGCGCCATTCTACATCGACTGGCAAGACCTGCTCGACTCCGTGGGTGGAGACGCCCAAGTGCTGCGTGAGGTGGTGGCCGCCTACGCGACAGAAATCGACAGCGAGCTCGAGCGGCTCGACCGCGGCCTGGCCAGTAACGACCTGACCACCGCGGAGAAGGCGTCCCACAAATTGAAGAGCGCGATGCGGTTCTTCCGACTAGAGCCCGTCGCCGCCGCCGCCGAACGGGCCGAGGCGGCAGCCGAAAACGGCGACCACAGCGCGGCCTCGGCCGCTTGCGCCGAGTTCGGCCCGGGCGCCTTACGCCTGCTTTCGGCCATCGCCGCCTGGCTCGACTAG
- a CDS encoding chemotaxis protein CheC — MRLSQDQIDALTEVVNIGVGRAAGSLCSLIDRHIELHVPQVELVPANEMNARASSHKSTLDTSVIQDFDGVVNGRAVLAFPRASGVLLAQILGEMEEEQDELDLDLAGVLEEVGNIVLNGVLGTMANLFKGEFLYTVPRLESDMDALHLVLEHSSARESAEPAILVADAHFSVAESDICGSLLLAFSLDDMAERLEALLESVA; from the coding sequence GTGAGACTCTCGCAAGATCAAATCGACGCCCTGACCGAGGTCGTGAACATTGGCGTCGGCCGTGCGGCTGGCTCGCTCTGCTCGCTGATCGACCGCCACATCGAGCTGCACGTCCCGCAGGTTGAGTTGGTGCCGGCCAACGAGATGAACGCCCGCGCCTCCTCGCACAAGAGCACTCTCGACACCTCGGTCATCCAGGACTTCGACGGGGTCGTGAACGGCCGAGCGGTGCTCGCCTTCCCCCGCGCCAGCGGCGTGCTGCTCGCCCAGATACTCGGCGAGATGGAAGAAGAACAAGACGAGCTCGACCTCGACCTGGCGGGCGTGCTCGAGGAGGTCGGCAACATCGTGCTCAACGGCGTGCTGGGGACCATGGCCAACCTGTTCAAGGGCGAGTTTCTTTACACGGTTCCGCGGCTCGAGTCCGACATGGACGCCCTGCACCTGGTGCTGGAGCACAGCTCGGCCCGCGAGAGCGCGGAGCCCGCGATCCTGGTCGCCGACGCCCACTTCAGCGTCGCGGAGAGCGACATCTGCGGTTCGCTGCTGCTGGCATTCAGCCTGGATGACATGGCCGAGCGTCTCGAGGCGCTGCTGGAGTCGGTTGCGTGA
- a CDS encoding FecR domain-containing protein, whose product MQRLLGASRAARSYFVQMLQVEAELEWRYASADQVAQSLTKRSDGSEYPAASIVASQMGYRVDSGFAAVFGRLADSEESAQLWLRLYPLVRATLFACLPTGSDAEACVEELCTRLVDGKVKLATPETLIRETIEAACESIERQANQSSVAAKKAYSRLVRVLLGTGVDLDVVALYDAFDNVIPRMLPAEDLRLLCRRYLLEQSPVDVAESQQLPLADVYKRLANARVQVLTRCAVPPRKPEASGEVRALSLLNLLIDRRLTSEPSSRGQLSRAEAVNGLSEWAAQDDQHREYVLAFALLHEAFNRNLSLHRLLDESKSQSSADYHQVLAEMVHEFEDEPASTIPGLTLRDKPAINRRTVSWLVAVAAAVLLAVGLVRWQTPRPTEQDAPGPALAAREAAAPEAREPNETPTKEELAAPEPVVVASITTALDVANTDVNAPTPYAELPIAGADIHEGQRLQFDQGVVRVLAMTQCEWVLEGPVAVVFHSAERVELERGKIVGHNRSGGRPLVVQAPNAQVEDLGTEFGVSVDNDLATRVAVYEGSVAMTAGTEEKSLSEARPLQIEAQEQAEVTSNGAVPSAATPLQHDREFIRSDELDLRVEEKAGSSEAAKQVAFYELLRTNGLLAYQGFDSENAAQEFSIGFCRPAIRHSDEPQFTGVRRLPDQELLASDELEIPSGGCYFIDLDTSPEGRLARQGLLDAANKLGPRACELWLHWRTKAAVADGKQFDWMGVSLMSGDRRNIDEPLFVGQPNDLDALGVHSFGRDEFRFALDFDQQSPGVQDLKPDDQWHTWALRIRCHGEGSADVDVWCDVPLAELDAVPPQAKSHFDQLQFDRFRVEVSESGATGAGVFDEFIMTSSLGALHASVSNSIELSQK is encoded by the coding sequence TTGCAGCGGCTACTCGGCGCGAGCCGTGCCGCACGGAGCTACTTCGTGCAGATGTTGCAGGTTGAGGCCGAGCTAGAGTGGCGATACGCGTCGGCAGACCAGGTCGCCCAATCGCTGACCAAGCGTTCCGACGGAAGCGAATACCCCGCCGCGTCCATCGTCGCTAGCCAGATGGGCTATCGGGTAGACTCTGGCTTTGCCGCGGTTTTCGGGCGTCTCGCAGACTCAGAAGAATCAGCTCAGCTGTGGCTGCGGCTGTACCCGCTGGTCCGCGCGACACTGTTCGCTTGCCTGCCCACTGGATCCGATGCCGAAGCGTGCGTGGAAGAGCTGTGCACCCGGCTCGTCGATGGTAAAGTCAAGCTAGCCACGCCAGAGACGCTGATCCGCGAGACGATTGAAGCGGCATGCGAGTCGATAGAACGCCAGGCCAACCAATCTTCGGTAGCGGCCAAGAAGGCCTACTCCCGCTTGGTCCGCGTTCTTCTCGGGACCGGCGTCGATCTGGACGTGGTCGCGCTGTACGACGCCTTCGACAACGTGATCCCGAGAATGCTCCCCGCCGAGGACCTCCGACTGTTGTGCCGGCGATACCTGCTTGAGCAGTCGCCCGTAGACGTTGCGGAATCGCAACAACTCCCCCTGGCAGACGTCTACAAACGCCTGGCAAACGCCCGCGTGCAGGTGCTGACACGCTGCGCAGTCCCGCCAAGAAAGCCCGAGGCGTCCGGCGAGGTCCGCGCCCTGTCACTGCTCAACCTGCTGATCGACCGGCGGCTCACTTCCGAGCCGTCCTCACGCGGCCAACTCTCGCGTGCCGAAGCAGTCAACGGATTGTCGGAATGGGCCGCACAGGACGACCAACACAGGGAGTACGTATTGGCCTTCGCGTTGTTGCACGAGGCGTTCAACAGGAACCTCTCACTTCATCGCCTGCTCGACGAGTCGAAGTCGCAGAGCTCCGCCGATTACCACCAGGTGCTCGCGGAGATGGTGCACGAGTTCGAAGACGAGCCGGCCAGCACCATTCCCGGCCTCACCCTACGCGACAAGCCTGCGATCAACAGGCGAACCGTCTCGTGGTTGGTTGCGGTGGCGGCCGCGGTCCTGCTGGCAGTTGGGCTGGTTCGTTGGCAAACGCCGCGGCCCACGGAACAGGACGCACCGGGGCCCGCGCTCGCCGCGCGCGAGGCTGCCGCTCCCGAGGCCCGCGAACCCAATGAAACGCCCACCAAGGAAGAGCTCGCAGCGCCCGAACCGGTCGTGGTGGCCAGCATCACCACGGCGTTGGACGTAGCGAATACCGATGTCAACGCTCCGACCCCGTACGCCGAACTGCCAATCGCTGGTGCAGACATTCACGAGGGTCAGCGGCTGCAGTTCGACCAGGGCGTCGTCCGCGTCCTCGCTATGACTCAATGTGAGTGGGTGCTGGAAGGGCCTGTTGCGGTTGTTTTCCACAGCGCCGAACGCGTCGAGCTTGAGCGGGGTAAAATTGTTGGGCACAACCGCAGCGGCGGCAGGCCGCTGGTAGTCCAGGCCCCCAACGCGCAGGTTGAGGATCTCGGCACCGAGTTCGGCGTCAGCGTAGACAATGACCTCGCCACCAGGGTGGCCGTCTACGAGGGCTCGGTCGCGATGACCGCGGGGACCGAGGAGAAAAGTCTCTCCGAGGCAAGGCCACTGCAGATCGAGGCCCAAGAGCAAGCCGAAGTCACTTCCAATGGCGCCGTGCCCAGCGCAGCAACGCCCTTGCAGCACGACCGAGAGTTTATTCGTTCGGACGAGCTCGACCTCAGGGTCGAGGAGAAAGCGGGGTCCTCCGAAGCAGCCAAGCAAGTCGCCTTCTACGAGTTGCTCCGCACCAACGGCCTGCTCGCCTACCAGGGTTTCGATAGCGAGAACGCCGCTCAAGAGTTCTCGATTGGCTTTTGCCGTCCGGCGATTCGCCACTCGGACGAGCCGCAGTTTACCGGCGTGCGTCGCCTGCCCGATCAAGAGCTGCTCGCCTCAGATGAATTGGAGATCCCAAGTGGTGGTTGCTACTTTATCGACTTGGATACGTCTCCTGAAGGACGGCTCGCACGGCAAGGACTCCTCGACGCGGCGAACAAACTCGGACCGAGGGCTTGCGAGCTGTGGCTGCACTGGAGAACAAAGGCCGCCGTCGCGGACGGCAAGCAGTTTGATTGGATGGGCGTGTCGCTCATGTCGGGCGACCGCCGCAATATTGATGAGCCGCTATTCGTCGGTCAGCCGAACGACCTCGACGCGCTGGGCGTCCACTCGTTCGGTCGCGACGAATTTCGGTTCGCCCTGGATTTCGACCAGCAGTCGCCAGGTGTCCAGGATCTCAAACCCGACGACCAGTGGCACACGTGGGCACTCCGAATCCGCTGCCACGGCGAAGGTTCGGCCGACGTAGATGTCTGGTGCGATGTTCCACTCGCGGAACTTGATGCGGTCCCTCCACAAGCCAAATCGCACTTTGATCAGTTGCAGTTCGATCGCTTCCGGGTCGAGGTGTCGGAGTCCGGCGCCACAGGCGCGGGAGTCTTCGATGAATTCATTATGACTTCATCGCTTGGAGCTCTACATGCCAGTGTTAGCAACTCTATCGAGCTCTCTCAGAAGTAG